The genomic stretch AAGGGGAACTGGAACGGCTTGGAAGCTCCGTGACGATCCGGGTCGATGTCCGGGTGATCGCCGCCACCAATCGGGACCTGGAGGCCCAGATGAAAATGGGCCGGTTCCGTGAAGACCTGTTCTACCGCCTGAATGTCTTCCCCATCACCATCCCGCCGCTTCGGGAGCGAACCGAGGATATTCCCTTGCTGGCCCAGTTTTTCCTGGAGGAAACCGCGAAACGGATGGGCAAGCGTATTGAGTTCATCTCGCAAAGCATCCTGCAGCAGCTCCAGGAGTATTCCTGGCCGGGCAATGTGCGCGAGCTGAAGAATGTGATCGAGCGGGCGGTCATCAACAGTTCCGGGCCGAAGCTGCACCTTGCGGACAAGCTTCGCCGGGAAGATGGTGATGCAGCGGGGCACCTGCTAAGCCTCCAGGAGGTCGAAAGAGGGCACATCCTCCGGGTGCTGGAACAGACCAATCAGCGCATCAACGGCCCCAAAGGCGCTGCCGCGATTCTCAAGATCAACCCTTCCACGCTGCGGTCACGGATGCTCAAGCTTGGCATCAAGGATACGTGAACCGCATCCCATTTCCGCGATATATCGCTTCCCCTCCGATCGTTTCCACGCTCCAGCGTGGGAACGATCGATGATTTTTCCAGCAGTTGCCGCCTGACAGGTTGCACTCAGCGTTTCTTACGCTTGCTTGCTGGTGTCATATAGGTTACCCTGTATGTATGTCGATCGCCGTGATGGAATATGTTGATGAAGCAGGTCGGAATCACTTCAGGCAGTGGTTCGAGGACTTGTCCGTTGAGTACGCGGCGAAAGTGGCAGCTGCACGTTCTCGGATGATGGCTGGAAATCTTGGAAACCTGAAGACGGTTGACGGGGCTCTCAAAGAGTACAGAATAGACTGGGGGCCGGGTATTCGCATTTATCTTGTCTTGGAGAAGAAGGCTCTGGTGATCCTGTTTTGCGGCGGAGTGAAGTCCGGACAGAGCGCGGATATCACGAAAGCCAAAAG from Desulfonatronum thioautotrophicum encodes the following:
- a CDS encoding type II toxin-antitoxin system RelE/ParE family toxin — protein: MSIAVMEYVDEAGRNHFRQWFEDLSVEYAAKVAAARSRMMAGNLGNLKTVDGALKEYRIDWGPGIRIYLVLEKKALVILFCGGVKSGQSADITKAK